Below is a genomic region from Pedobacter cryoconitis.
CTGGCTGTACTTGGTGACGGTGGTAACAGCTATAGCAACGGGGCTTCATTGCAAAATAAGGGGCTTGATGCTATCATTACCTATGAAGATAAAATTGGAAGTGACTTCAGTTTCAATCTGACTGGCAATTTTTCTCTCTATAGAAATAAGGTAACTTATTTACCAAAGGATATTTTAGCTTCCTATCCGGGAAATGGTACAGATAAAAATGTGCTTGGAAGGCCCATCAATTCCTACTTTGGTTATGTCGCAGATGGGTTGTTTACCTCTCAGGCAGAAGTGGACGCCTATGCCAGTCAGCCGGGAAAAGGATTGGGGCGAATCAAATATAAGGATCTGAATGGCGATGGCGTAATTAATGATCTGGACCGGGATTTCATTGGCAGTAACAGTCCTAAATTCACTTACGGTTTAAACGTGTCACTTACCTATAAAAACTTTGACATGAGTTTTTTCTTTCAGGCGGTAAACGTAGAGGTGATGAACGAGTTTAAGACCTATACTGATTTTTCTTCGTTATGGACCGGAACCAACTGGGGAAGCAGAACGCTTGATGCCTGGACGCCAGCTAATCCAAATTCTACTATACCTGCTTTAACGCTGGTAGACCGTAATAATGAGGGCAGATCTTCAACTTACTTCATTGAGAACGGTTCCTATCTGAAGTTGAGAAATCTTCAGATTGGTTTTAATCTGAAAAAGGCGCTGAATATGAAAATACAGAATCTCAGGGTATATATTCAGGGCAGTAATTTATTGACTATTAAAAGCAAGTCATTTACAGGAACGGACCCGGAAATTCCAAATTACGGATTTCCTGTACCCATTGTTGGAACCATTGGCTTAAATATCACATTATAAAATCTTAGCTATAAAGAAGATGAAGAAAATATTCTACCTATTTGTTTTTTCCTGCATGATACTTTCTTCATGTGAAAAAGCACTGGACGAACCAGCACAAGGTGTGGTTTCAGGAGAGGATCTCAATACTCCTGAAAATATTGATAAAATGGTGATAGCGGCCTATTCCGCTCTTGGCAATGACCATTATACCTCACCCTATTCTAGTATGTGGCCTTATGGAAGTGTACGCGGTGGCGATACTTACAAAGGTGGTGATGGCCCCGGAGATCTTTCTGAGTTCCATTTGTTCGAAACCTTTTCATTGAACAGACCGGATAATGCACTTCTTGATCAATTATGGTTCAGGTTGTATATCGGCGTTGGAAGAGCAAATGATGCCCTGATAAAAATGGATGCCGTGGCCGAAAGTGCTTATCCGAATAAAGTACAACGTCAGGCAGAACTACGATTTTTAAGGGGACATTTTTATTTCCTGTTGAAGATTCTTTTTAAATACGTACCTTATATTGACCAGAATACAAAAAAAGCTGACTATGCAACCATCTCGAATAAGGCATTGAGCAATGATGCCCTCTGGACCAAAATTGCTGACGACTTCAGAGCTGCGGCAAATGACCTGCCTGTGGATCAGGGAGATCAGGGAAGAGTAAGCAAAAATGCAGCAAAGGCCTATTTGGCGAAAGTTCTGTTGTATCAGGCTTATGTACAGGGGGAGAATAATGGCGTGAGTGGAATTGATGCTGCTAAATTAAATGAGGTGAATACACTGTGTGATGAGGTCATTGCTTCTGGTAAATTCAGCTTGAATACTGATTATGCCAGCAATTTTCTGTCAGCAGGTGACAATAAACCGGAATCTGTATTTGCTATTCAGTATTCAAAAGATGATGGCACACCAAAAGGCAGGTTAGATTATGGGCATGCTTTGAACTATCCAATGAATCAGGAATACGGATGTTGTGGTTTTAATATTCCAAGTCATGATTTGATTAATGCCTTTAAAACAGATCCCAATGGATTGCCGTTGTTCACTACTTACAATAATACAGATGCTGCTGCGGCTTTGGATTTTCAAACCAGCTCATTTGATCCCCGTTTAGATCATACTGTTGCAAAACCAGGTGCACCGTTTAAATATAAGCCTGCTTTTGTTTTTCAGCGTTCCTGGGCACGCGCTCCTGCAATTTATGATGCCTTTGCGAGTATGAAAGAAGCTGTGCTGCCTGATGATCCATCCTTTCAAAAAGTTCCACCATTTATTGGCAGCTCTAAAAACTGGGCGGTTATCCGTTATGCAGATGTATTACTTTGGAAGGCAGAAGCACTCATAGAGCTAAACAGGCCTTTTGAAGCTGTACCACTGATCAATCAGCTTAGAAACAGGGCTAATGCAAGCACAACCCTGCTAAAAAATGCCAGCGGAAATGCAACTTCCAATTATAATATTCAGCTTTACCAACCAGGGGTGAACTGTAACTGGACACCTGATTATGCGCGACAGGCCCTGAGGTTTGAAAGAAGACTGGAATTTGCCACAGAGGGTTATCATTTCTTTGATTTGGTGAGATGGGGAATGGCTTCCCAGACAATGAATGCCTATTTCAATATTGAAAAATCAAGGGTTGCACACCTTGGTGATGCCAGATTTACAGCCGGTAGGGATGAATACTTTCCTATCCCTTTAAATCAGATTAACTTTAGCGGTGGTGTATACAAACAGAATAATGGCTGGTAGCCCGCTTTATGTTCAGAGACATTGCGCTGAACATTTAATTAATTTACATAAATCAATCTTTATTATATGAAAATCAGATATATATTACCCTTGCTATTTTTGTCCTTTGCTATAATTTCAGTTCAATCTTTAGCTCAATCTGTTCAGCAAGAAAAATACAGACCACAATTCCATTTTTCTCCAAAAGCCCACTGGATGAATGATCCTAATGGAATGGTTTATTATAATGGAATTTATCATCTTTTCTTTCAATATTATCCCAATGGTACCACATGGGGCCCAATGCATTGGGGGCACGCCACCACCGCTGATTTTTTGAATTGGGAGGAGAAACCTATCGCACTTTATCCGGATAGTCTGGGTATGATTTTTTCTGGTAGTGTCGTTGTCGATCAGCATAATACAGCAGGTTTTGGAGAGAATGCTTTTGTAGCCATATTTACGCATCATAATCAAAAGCTAGAGGATGCTAAAACAGGGTTGCACCAGTATCAAAGTATCGCATATAGTAATGATGAAGGAAAAAACTGGACAAAATACCAGGGAAACCCGGTTCTTCCAAATCCGGGTATAAGCGATTTCAGAGATCCAAAAGTGATGTGGTATGAGGCTGGGAAGAAATGGATTATGACTTTAGCTACAAAAGACCGGATAACTTTTTATTCCTCAGGGAATTTAAAGAACTGGAAAAGAGAAAGCGACTTTGGTGCAAATCTTGGGGCGCATGGAGGGGTATGGGAATGCCCTGATCTTTTTCCATTAGTGCACAATGGCAAAACTGTTTGGGTGCTTTTAGTGAGTATAAATCCAGGAGGGCCAAATGGAGGATCAGCGACTCAATATTTTACAGGTAATTTTGATGGAAATAAGTTTACCGCAGATTCAAAAGCAGAGAAATGGGTAGATTATGGAACTGATAATTATGCTGGTGTAACCTGGTCTAATACAGGTAAACGCAAAATATTTATTGGCTGGATGAATAACTGGCAATATGCAAACCTGGTACCCACAAAGAACTGGCGGGGAGCAACTACCCTTGCCAGAGATCTGGACTTAAGTGAGGTTAATGGTGACTTGTTTCTTCGTTCCGCTCCGGTAAAAGAGATTTTGCCTTTTTTTAAACCAGTTTATAAAAAAGAAGTAATTACCGTAAATAAAGAAATAACGCTGTCAAGTTATGTAAAAGATTTAAATGGAAAGATGAAACTGAATTTAAGCTTCGACAGGGGAGAAAGCGTTAAAATAATTTTAAGCAATAAAGAAACACAAAAATTGATTATTGGTTATGACAGTAGAACTAACAGTTACTACATTGACCGGACGCATGCGGGTAAATCTGATTTTGAAAAAGGTTTTGCCAAAAAGCATACGGCGTTAAGAATAGCTGATAGCAAAAATATTAAGCTTAGTTTAGTGATAGACGTTGCATCGGTAGAGCTTTTTGCCGATGAAGGATTAACGGTAATGACGGATGTATTTTTTCCAGAAAGTTTCATGAATACATTGAAAATTTCATCCGGAAGGAAGAGTGAACTCAAAAACTTTTCTATCTTAGGTATACACACAAATACTGAAAATTCATTAAAATAATAGCTATATCCTTCTCAAGAACCTGGGTAAGAAAAAAATCATGAAAATTATTGAGGACAAGACTGAGCTAAGATCTTTATGGGCTAAAATTTTTAATTTCGATTGGAAGTTTGGTTCCTTTTTAATCCTTATTAATATTAACGGGTAAAATGGGAGTATGGTGATTAATCTGATAAAAGGCATTGTACAAATTATATAATGCCTTTTTATCAGAGTAAACAGAGAAAGATTACCAGAACTTCACATACAATGCAGCTATAGGTTCATCACAACCAAATAAAAATTATTGGAATGGTGGTAATTTTAATGCCTATGCCAACGGTGCCATGAATTTTTTTGGTTTAAGTTAAAGAATTGAAGAAGCTTGTGTCTGTATAGATATCACTTACCAATTGTTATTCTGTGTAAATAATATATTAGATGACCAACTTTAAAAGTTATCTCAGAGGACATTAATAATGAAAAACCCTTTTATAAAAAAAAGGCAACGTCTGGAGCAACGTCGCCTTTAATTAAGAGATAAATCTCCTGTACACCCAATAGGATTCGAACCTATGACCTACGGTTTAGAAAACCGTTGCTCTATCCAGCTGAGCTATGGATGCATTTCCCCTTGTTAGGGACGACAAAGGTAAGATTAAAGTACTTTAAACGCAAATCTATTTTAAAATAATTCTAGAATTGCATAGATTTTGAGATCTCTATTCTTTGCTGAGGATGGGATTCTGCATAAGAAAGAACCATATTTAAAATATAATCATTTGACGTATAAGGAACTATACAGGATTTTAGATTTTCCAGATCAGTGATGTCACTAGCAAAAGAAATATAGCCCATCCCATAAAACTTACCCTCTTCCACCCATAAACAGCTCTTTTCTTCTTTATTTCTACCCGAATCTATCAAAGCAAAGGAGGGAAGTGCTACTTTTAAATGAGTGATTGCGTCATTAACCCTTGTATTGTAGTCGGCCGGATCTTCTATTCCCAGGCAAGCTCCATGACAATTTCCTTTCTCGTGGGCAGTACAGGCTAGTCTGTTCTTCTGAATAAAGCATAACTTTTCACATAAAGTATGTTCGTTAATCATTCCCCGTAACATACTCTGTCCAGACAACAAACTATTAAAAGTATATAAAGCATGGCTGTTTTTCCTATACTTATCAATTCCCAGACGGATATAACCTTTCTGATCTTCGAAATCATATAAAGCATATTTCTGTTCAAAGCGTTTTAAGGCTCTGTTCTTTTCTGGCCAGTGTTTCTGTATTTCTGAAGCTTCCAGGATCAGTGCCATTAACTCAGTGCCGCAAATCGTGAAATCTACCTCATGAATTTCTTTAAGGAAATCCTGCCTTTGCTGACTAGTCTTATTTCCTGAGAAATGAGAGTATACCCTTTTCTTAATATTTATAGCTTTACCAACATAGATGATCTTTCCTTTTTGATCTTTGAAATAATAAACGCCAGGCTGATCGGGTAAAGCGTCAATACCATTCTTTGATAAGTTTGGGGGCAGTACTTGTTCCTTAGAACTTTTCAATAAAGAAAGCGGAATAGTTCCTGCTTCATCTTTTTCCAATAACAGCTTAAGCAATAAAGCTGTTGCTGCGGCATCACCACCAGCACGGTGACGGTCATTTAATGGAATACCAAGCGATGCGCAGAGCTTGCCTAAACTATAAGAAGAGAGTCCTGGAACGATTTTTCTGCTCATTCTTACCGTACATAGCTTTTTAGATTGCAACACAAATCCAGACTGTGCAAGCTGATGCCTTACAAAAGAGTAATCGAAGTTTACATTGTGCGCTACAAAAATCTTATCCCTTAAGAGTTCATAAATTTGAGGTGCTACTTCTTCGAATAGGGGAGCATTACTAACCATCTCATCGCTGATACCGGTTAAGGTCTGGATATAGATCGGTATATCCTGCTGCGGGTTAATTAATGTTTCAAAGCGGTCTATGACTTTTGAACCATCATGAATCAGGATAGAGATTTCCGTGATCCCATTACCGGCGGCAAAACCACCGGTAGTTTCAATATCGACTACTGCGTATCTCAACATTTATTAAGCTATAGGTATATACAAATGTGCTAATAAATTTAGTAATACAGCAGAATATTTGAAGATTTATGCCAGAGTTGTCTCTATTTGTATGGGGTTGCTCAACATTTTATGAATAGGGCATTTATCTGCGATTTGCATTAACCTGGCTAATTCTGCCTCAGACAGGTCTCCGCCAAATTCAATTTTACGCGTAATCTTGGTTGTAGTAGACATCTCTTGCTCATTACAGATAGCCAGATGGATTTTAATGGTATCCAGAGCCATTTCTTTTCTGTCTGCATACATTCTGATCGTAATTGCGGTACAACTCCCTAAACTGGCTAAAAGTAACGCACCTGGATTCATCCCTTCATCAGTTCCGCCAACATCTGTAGGCTCGTCTGCATAAATAAAATGTCCGCCTGCATAAACTTTAGTCAGGTAATGTGAACGATCCAGTTCGGTAACTGCGGTGATTTGTTTCTTATCCATAAAGTGTTTTTGTGGTTAAATTTAAGCTTAAAATAAGCAGGAATTTAACAGAAAAATGTTGCCGGCTTAAAATTAGTTAAACATTTGATAACCATATTTGTTATGATAGACCAACTAACCAATTATGACTATGTTAAGTAATTATCTCAACTTCCAGTTTGATGTACAAGGCAAACCTGTCAGCGGTTTTTGCCTTCAGATTCAAGACGATTTTCATGAAACCTATGCAGTAATAGTGGAAGGCTACCATTCATTTTGCATCTGGCTTGATCAACCTTCTTCTACCTGGCGTTCCTCCAGATATACCAGTGTAGAACCCGGAATACTGGAAAAAATCATCAACTATCTCAACAGTCATAAATCAGCCTGATTTAAAAGGTTAGTGAAAAAATAAGTAAGCTACAAACACAGCTGCAATGATTCCGGCTAAATCAGCAATTAAGCCAAATGGAATAGCATATCGTGTACGCTTAATACCCACGGAACCAAAATACAGCGCTACAATATAAAAAGTAGTATCAGCTGAACCATTAAAAACACAAGCTAAACGGCCTACAAATGAATCAGGGCCAAAAGTCTTCATCGTATCTACCATCATTGCTTTTGCACCACTTCCGCTCAGTGGTTTGATCAGTGCTGTCGGCAGGGCAGGAGTAAAGTCCGTATTGACCCCCAGGTGTACAAAACACCAGGTAAAACCATCAACGATATAGCCCAGTACTCCAGAATTTCTTAATACGCCAATTGCAACCAGCATTCCTACTAAATAAGGAATAATTGTAATACAAGTGGTGAAACCATTTTTGGCGCCCTCAATAAAGGCATCATATACATTTACCTTTTTACGGACAGCGCCCAGAATAAAAGCAATAATAATAGAGAAAAGGATGAAATTAGATGCGACCCTGGAAACGACCTCAATCTGTTCTTTAGTAAGGTAGTTCGTGAAATAATAGATCATTCCTACCAGAAACACAGTAATACCGCCTAACCAGGAAATGACCACAGTGTTGAACAGGTTAATCTTTTGCTTAATTGCAACGGCTACCAAGCCAACCAAAGTGGCTACATAAGTAGCAATCATACATGGAATAAATATATCCGCAGGATCTGCAGCTCCCAAAATCGCTCTCTGGGCCATAATACTTAGTGGAATCAGGGTAAGACCTGAGGTATGCAATACCAAAAACATAATCTGCGCATTGCTTGCAGTATCCTTATCAGGATTAATTTCCTGTAAACTTTGCATGGCCTTTAAACCAAAAGGTGTAGCGGCATTGTCCAGTCCGAGTAAATTGGCAGAGAAATTCATCACCATGTGTCCTGTAGCAGGATGGTTTTTCGGTACTTCAGGGAAGATCCGGCTAAAGAAAGGGCCGATAATACGGGACAGGAAATTGATTGCTCCGGCTTTTTCACCGATATTCATAATGCCCAGCCACAAGGTCATTATACCTACCAATGGCAGCGCAATATCCATCACACCCACCTTTGCAGATTCAAATGTACCATCTACAATCAGTTTGAATATTTCTGTGTCACCGAAAAAGATTAATCTGATCAGTGCAACAACGAATGCGATAAGAAAAAACGCAATCCATAGATAATTTAATGCCATATTTTAGTTTGAAGCTATGAAAGTAAAAAAAAAGGATCTGTATTCATCAGAATACAGATCCTTTTTTATAATCAAAACGAATAATTTGAGTTAAGGCTTCTCGTCGGTCAGCTCAAAACCCCATGTTTTACCTTTTTCTGTAGCTGGAATTCCACCAGTCATCCAAACTGGTGCTTTAGCACCTTTCAGGTAATAATCAAAAAACTGCTGTTCGCGGATTTGAATATCTTTTCTGTTTTGACGAAGTACTAAGTTATGTGCTTCATTGTTGTAATTTAATAACCATGCTGGTTTACCTAATCTTTTCAAACCAGTAAACATTTCAATTCCCTGGTACCATGGTACGGCTCCATCTGCATCATTAGACATGATTACTACCGGAGTAGTCACCTTTGGCAAAGAGAAAAGTGGTGAGTTCTCAATATACAATTCTGGTTTTTCCCATAACGATGCACCAATTCTGCTTTGTTGTTTCTCATATTGGAATTGTCTGTTCATTCCAGACTCCCAGCGGATACCGCCATAAGCAGAGGTCATGTTAACTACAGGTGCACCAGCCCATGCAGCAGCATACATATTTGTAGCTGTAATTAAGTGTGCAACCTGGTAGCCACCCCAGCTTTGACCCTGGATACCGATTTTCGTTCCATCAACCCAGCTATTCTTTTTCAATGATTCTACACCTGAATTGATATATTCTTCAGCAGATTTTCCCGGGTATCCTTTTT
It encodes:
- a CDS encoding RagB/SusD family nutrient uptake outer membrane protein — translated: MKKIFYLFVFSCMILSSCEKALDEPAQGVVSGEDLNTPENIDKMVIAAYSALGNDHYTSPYSSMWPYGSVRGGDTYKGGDGPGDLSEFHLFETFSLNRPDNALLDQLWFRLYIGVGRANDALIKMDAVAESAYPNKVQRQAELRFLRGHFYFLLKILFKYVPYIDQNTKKADYATISNKALSNDALWTKIADDFRAAANDLPVDQGDQGRVSKNAAKAYLAKVLLYQAYVQGENNGVSGIDAAKLNEVNTLCDEVIASGKFSLNTDYASNFLSAGDNKPESVFAIQYSKDDGTPKGRLDYGHALNYPMNQEYGCCGFNIPSHDLINAFKTDPNGLPLFTTYNNTDAAAALDFQTSSFDPRLDHTVAKPGAPFKYKPAFVFQRSWARAPAIYDAFASMKEAVLPDDPSFQKVPPFIGSSKNWAVIRYADVLLWKAEALIELNRPFEAVPLINQLRNRANASTTLLKNASGNATSNYNIQLYQPGVNCNWTPDYARQALRFERRLEFATEGYHFFDLVRWGMASQTMNAYFNIEKSRVAHLGDARFTAGRDEYFPIPLNQINFSGGVYKQNNGW
- a CDS encoding glycoside hydrolase family 32 protein, producing MKIRYILPLLFLSFAIISVQSLAQSVQQEKYRPQFHFSPKAHWMNDPNGMVYYNGIYHLFFQYYPNGTTWGPMHWGHATTADFLNWEEKPIALYPDSLGMIFSGSVVVDQHNTAGFGENAFVAIFTHHNQKLEDAKTGLHQYQSIAYSNDEGKNWTKYQGNPVLPNPGISDFRDPKVMWYEAGKKWIMTLATKDRITFYSSGNLKNWKRESDFGANLGAHGGVWECPDLFPLVHNGKTVWVLLVSINPGGPNGGSATQYFTGNFDGNKFTADSKAEKWVDYGTDNYAGVTWSNTGKRKIFIGWMNNWQYANLVPTKNWRGATTLARDLDLSEVNGDLFLRSAPVKEILPFFKPVYKKEVITVNKEITLSSYVKDLNGKMKLNLSFDRGESVKIILSNKETQKLIIGYDSRTNSYYIDRTHAGKSDFEKGFAKKHTALRIADSKNIKLSLVIDVASVELFADEGLTVMTDVFFPESFMNTLKISSGRKSELKNFSILGIHTNTENSLK
- a CDS encoding exonuclease domain-containing protein — protein: MLRYAVVDIETTGGFAAGNGITEISILIHDGSKVIDRFETLINPQQDIPIYIQTLTGISDEMVSNAPLFEEVAPQIYELLRDKIFVAHNVNFDYSFVRHQLAQSGFVLQSKKLCTVRMSRKIVPGLSSYSLGKLCASLGIPLNDRHRAGGDAAATALLLKLLLEKDEAGTIPLSLLKSSKEQVLPPNLSKNGIDALPDQPGVYYFKDQKGKIIYVGKAINIKKRVYSHFSGNKTSQQRQDFLKEIHEVDFTICGTELMALILEASEIQKHWPEKNRALKRFEQKYALYDFEDQKGYIRLGIDKYRKNSHALYTFNSLLSGQSMLRGMINEHTLCEKLCFIQKNRLACTAHEKGNCHGACLGIEDPADYNTRVNDAITHLKVALPSFALIDSGRNKEEKSCLWVEEGKFYGMGYISFASDITDLENLKSCIVPYTSNDYILNMVLSYAESHPQQRIEISKSMQF
- a CDS encoding OsmC family protein, giving the protein MDKKQITAVTELDRSHYLTKVYAGGHFIYADEPTDVGGTDEGMNPGALLLASLGSCTAITIRMYADRKEMALDTIKIHLAICNEQEMSTTTKITRKIEFGGDLSEAELARLMQIADKCPIHKMLSNPIQIETTLA
- a CDS encoding nucleoside recognition domain-containing protein, which produces MALNYLWIAFFLIAFVVALIRLIFFGDTEIFKLIVDGTFESAKVGVMDIALPLVGIMTLWLGIMNIGEKAGAINFLSRIIGPFFSRIFPEVPKNHPATGHMVMNFSANLLGLDNAATPFGLKAMQSLQEINPDKDTASNAQIMFLVLHTSGLTLIPLSIMAQRAILGAADPADIFIPCMIATYVATLVGLVAVAIKQKINLFNTVVISWLGGITVFLVGMIYYFTNYLTKEQIEVVSRVASNFILFSIIIAFILGAVRKKVNVYDAFIEGAKNGFTTCITIIPYLVGMLVAIGVLRNSGVLGYIVDGFTWCFVHLGVNTDFTPALPTALIKPLSGSGAKAMMVDTMKTFGPDSFVGRLACVFNGSADTTFYIVALYFGSVGIKRTRYAIPFGLIADLAGIIAAVFVAYLFFH